In one Papio anubis isolate 15944 chromosome 11, Panubis1.0, whole genome shotgun sequence genomic region, the following are encoded:
- the ZWINT gene encoding ZW10 interactor isoform X3, with protein sequence MEAAETEAEAAALEVLAEVAGILEPVGLQEEAELPAKILVEFVVDSQKKDKLLCSQLQVVDFLQNILAQEDTAKGLDPLASEDTSRQKAIAAKEQWKELKATYREHVEAIKIGLTKALTQMEEAQRKRTQLQEAFEQLQAKKQVAMEKRRAAQNQWQLQQEKHLQHLAKVSAEGKLLFPEAEAEAENLPDDKPQQLTRPQEQSTGDTMGRDAGVSFKASDFPHHPQPSFQERL encoded by the exons ATGGAGGCGGCGGAGACAGAGGCGGAAGCTGCAGCCCTAGA GGTCCTGGCTGAGGTGGCAGGCATCCTGGAACCTGTAGGCTTGCAGGAGGAGGCAGAACTGCCAGCCAAGATCCTGGTTGAGTTTGTGGTG GACTCCCAGAAGAAAGACAAGCTGCTCTGCAGCCAGCTTCAGGTAGTGGACTTCCTGCAGAACATCCTGGCTCAGGAGGACACTGCTAAGGGTCTGGACCCCTTGGCTTCTGAAGACACGAGCC GACAGAAGGCAATTGCAGCTAAGGAACAATGGAAAGAGCTGAAGGCCACCTACAGGGAGCACGTAGAGGCCATCAAAATTGGCCTCACCAAGGCCCTGACTCAGATGGAGGAAGCCCAGAGGAAGCGGACACAACTCCAGGAAGCCTTTGAGCAGCTCCAGGCCAAG AAACAAGTGGCCATGGAGAAACGCAGAGCAGCCCAGAACCAGTGGCAGCTACAACAG GAGAAGCATCTGCAGCATCTGGCAAAAGTTTCTGCAGAG GGTAAGCTGTTGTTCCCTGAGgctgaagctgaggcagagaatcttCCAGATGATAAACCCCAGCAGCTGACTCGACCCCAGGAGCAGAGTACAGGAGACACTATGGGGAGAGATGCTGGTGTGTCCTTCAAG GCCTCTGACTTCCCTCACCACCCCCAACCATCATTCCAGGAAAGACtgtga
- the ZWINT gene encoding ZW10 interactor isoform X1 — translation MEAAETEAEAAALEVLAEVAGILEPVGLQEEAELPAKILVEFVVDSQKKDKLLCSQLQVVDFLQNILAQEDTAKGLDPLASEDTSRQKAIAAKEQWKELKATYREHVEAIKIGLTKALTQMEEAQRKRTQLQEAFEQLQAKKQVAMEKRRAAQNQWQLQQEKHLQHLAKVSAEVRERKTGTQQELEGVFQKLGNLKQQAEQEQDKLQRYQTFLQLLYTLQGKLLFPEAEAEAENLPDDKPQQLTRPQEQSTGDTMGRDAGVSFKASDFPHHPQPSFQERL, via the exons ATGGAGGCGGCGGAGACAGAGGCGGAAGCTGCAGCCCTAGA GGTCCTGGCTGAGGTGGCAGGCATCCTGGAACCTGTAGGCTTGCAGGAGGAGGCAGAACTGCCAGCCAAGATCCTGGTTGAGTTTGTGGTG GACTCCCAGAAGAAAGACAAGCTGCTCTGCAGCCAGCTTCAGGTAGTGGACTTCCTGCAGAACATCCTGGCTCAGGAGGACACTGCTAAGGGTCTGGACCCCTTGGCTTCTGAAGACACGAGCC GACAGAAGGCAATTGCAGCTAAGGAACAATGGAAAGAGCTGAAGGCCACCTACAGGGAGCACGTAGAGGCCATCAAAATTGGCCTCACCAAGGCCCTGACTCAGATGGAGGAAGCCCAGAGGAAGCGGACACAACTCCAGGAAGCCTTTGAGCAGCTCCAGGCCAAG AAACAAGTGGCCATGGAGAAACGCAGAGCAGCCCAGAACCAGTGGCAGCTACAACAG GAGAAGCATCTGCAGCATCTGGCAAAAGTTTCTGCAGAGGTGAGGGAGCGTAAGACAGGGACTCAGCAGGAGCTTGAGGGGGTGTTTCAGAAACTTGGAAACCTGAAGCAGCAGGCAGAACAGGAGCAGGACAAGCTGCAGAG GTACCAGACCTTCCTCCAGCTTCTGTATACCCTGCAGGGTAAGCTGTTGTTCCCTGAGgctgaagctgaggcagagaatcttCCAGATGATAAACCCCAGCAGCTGACTCGACCCCAGGAGCAGAGTACAGGAGACACTATGGGGAGAGATGCTGGTGTGTCCTTCAAG GCCTCTGACTTCCCTCACCACCCCCAACCATCATTCCAGGAAAGACtgtga
- the ZWINT gene encoding ZW10 interactor isoform X4: protein MEAAETEAEAAALEVLAEVAGILEPVGLQEEAELPAKILVEFVVDSQKKDKLLCSQLQVVDFLQNILAQEDTAKGLDPLASEDTSRQKAIAAKEQWKELKATYREHVEAIKIGLTKALTQMEEAQRKRTQLQEAFEQLQAKKQVAMEKRRAAQNQWQLQQEKHLQHLAKVSAEGKLLFPEAEAEAENLPDDKPQQLTRPQEQSTGDTMGRDAGVSFKAVSLQPAGDANLP, encoded by the exons ATGGAGGCGGCGGAGACAGAGGCGGAAGCTGCAGCCCTAGA GGTCCTGGCTGAGGTGGCAGGCATCCTGGAACCTGTAGGCTTGCAGGAGGAGGCAGAACTGCCAGCCAAGATCCTGGTTGAGTTTGTGGTG GACTCCCAGAAGAAAGACAAGCTGCTCTGCAGCCAGCTTCAGGTAGTGGACTTCCTGCAGAACATCCTGGCTCAGGAGGACACTGCTAAGGGTCTGGACCCCTTGGCTTCTGAAGACACGAGCC GACAGAAGGCAATTGCAGCTAAGGAACAATGGAAAGAGCTGAAGGCCACCTACAGGGAGCACGTAGAGGCCATCAAAATTGGCCTCACCAAGGCCCTGACTCAGATGGAGGAAGCCCAGAGGAAGCGGACACAACTCCAGGAAGCCTTTGAGCAGCTCCAGGCCAAG AAACAAGTGGCCATGGAGAAACGCAGAGCAGCCCAGAACCAGTGGCAGCTACAACAG GAGAAGCATCTGCAGCATCTGGCAAAAGTTTCTGCAGAG GGTAAGCTGTTGTTCCCTGAGgctgaagctgaggcagagaatcttCCAGATGATAAACCCCAGCAGCTGACTCGACCCCAGGAGCAGAGTACAGGAGACACTATGGGGAGAGATGCTGGTGTGTCCTTCAAG GCTGTGAGTCTACAACCTGCTGGAGATGCAAATTTGCCATGA
- the ZWINT gene encoding ZW10 interactor isoform X2 — MEAAETEAEAAALEVLAEVAGILEPVGLQEEAELPAKILVEFVVDSQKKDKLLCSQLQVVDFLQNILAQEDTAKGLDPLASEDTSRQKAIAAKEQWKELKATYREHVEAIKIGLTKALTQMEEAQRKRTQLQEAFEQLQAKKQVAMEKRRAAQNQWQLQQEKHLQHLAKVSAEVRERKTGTQQELEGVFQKLGNLKQQAEQEQDKLQRYQTFLQLLYTLQGKLLFPEAEAEAENLPDDKPQQLTRPQEQSTGDTMGRDAGVSFKAVSLQPAGDANLP; from the exons ATGGAGGCGGCGGAGACAGAGGCGGAAGCTGCAGCCCTAGA GGTCCTGGCTGAGGTGGCAGGCATCCTGGAACCTGTAGGCTTGCAGGAGGAGGCAGAACTGCCAGCCAAGATCCTGGTTGAGTTTGTGGTG GACTCCCAGAAGAAAGACAAGCTGCTCTGCAGCCAGCTTCAGGTAGTGGACTTCCTGCAGAACATCCTGGCTCAGGAGGACACTGCTAAGGGTCTGGACCCCTTGGCTTCTGAAGACACGAGCC GACAGAAGGCAATTGCAGCTAAGGAACAATGGAAAGAGCTGAAGGCCACCTACAGGGAGCACGTAGAGGCCATCAAAATTGGCCTCACCAAGGCCCTGACTCAGATGGAGGAAGCCCAGAGGAAGCGGACACAACTCCAGGAAGCCTTTGAGCAGCTCCAGGCCAAG AAACAAGTGGCCATGGAGAAACGCAGAGCAGCCCAGAACCAGTGGCAGCTACAACAG GAGAAGCATCTGCAGCATCTGGCAAAAGTTTCTGCAGAGGTGAGGGAGCGTAAGACAGGGACTCAGCAGGAGCTTGAGGGGGTGTTTCAGAAACTTGGAAACCTGAAGCAGCAGGCAGAACAGGAGCAGGACAAGCTGCAGAG GTACCAGACCTTCCTCCAGCTTCTGTATACCCTGCAGGGTAAGCTGTTGTTCCCTGAGgctgaagctgaggcagagaatcttCCAGATGATAAACCCCAGCAGCTGACTCGACCCCAGGAGCAGAGTACAGGAGACACTATGGGGAGAGATGCTGGTGTGTCCTTCAAG GCTGTGAGTCTACAACCTGCTGGAGATGCAAATTTGCCATGA